The following are encoded in a window of Natronomonas gomsonensis genomic DNA:
- a CDS encoding helix-turn-helix domain-containing protein yields MEYVDETAAKIMVAARPGDSIRRIAQKIDGSYSWVYDWIQRLEDAGFIRREDGVYIENHAVRDRYYDLVAAISRAVPPSIDDGYVIPHFAGMPFVYTKIDGVYVWTHGGYQIARGHDDYPIFIQVADQDVERWTAFFDEFGIPSRIEERPDATASDAAVSYVLFPTSGGITREWVDGNPVIPLDETIEHMLEYRVNYEPALEMIADEYDRDIDASHEDPHHNIDCRWGIFRD; encoded by the coding sequence ATGGAGTACGTCGACGAGACCGCGGCGAAGATCATGGTCGCGGCCCGGCCGGGTGACTCGATCCGACGAATCGCCCAGAAGATCGACGGCTCCTACTCGTGGGTCTACGACTGGATCCAGCGGTTGGAGGACGCAGGCTTCATCCGACGTGAGGACGGCGTCTACATCGAGAATCACGCTGTCAGGGATCGCTACTACGATCTCGTCGCGGCCATTTCTCGCGCTGTTCCTCCCTCGATCGACGACGGCTACGTCATTCCGCACTTCGCCGGGATGCCCTTTGTGTACACGAAAATCGACGGCGTCTACGTCTGGACCCACGGCGGCTATCAGATCGCTCGCGGCCACGACGATTATCCGATCTTCATCCAGGTCGCCGACCAGGACGTCGAGCGGTGGACAGCGTTCTTCGATGAGTTCGGGATTCCGAGCCGGATCGAAGAGCGGCCGGATGCGACCGCCTCCGACGCGGCCGTCTCGTACGTGTTGTTCCCGACGAGTGGGGGCATCACTCGCGAGTGGGTCGACGGCAATCCGGTTATTCCGTTGGACGAGACGATTGAGCACATGTTGGAGTACCGGGTGAACTACGAGCCAGCGTTGGAGATGATCGCCGACGAGTACGACCGCGATATCGACGCGTCCCACGAGGATCCGCATCATAACATCGACTGTCGGTGGGGTATATTTCGGGACTGA